The following proteins are encoded in a genomic region of Ornithinibacillus sp. 4-3:
- a CDS encoding LysR family transcriptional regulator gives MEEKDCLILLSVYKEQNLGRAAKQLYLTPPAITYRIHQLESRFSITIIKRNGNQIYFTPEGEQLVDYAKKTIRDLEHLKNSLQGFQGTLRMGVASIFALSKLPNILDTFLHTYPDIKTHLNTNFSEQIFNLLVSGNIHLAIVRGNYEWPDYKYLIRQENLCIISMKPIHIEELPQLPCIQVNYPASKNFSKQLDDWWFERFNKPKSYNMEVNDFHTAIALVKKGLGYAVVPEIFLSKAQHLYQQPIISKDGNPILLNTWLFCTNKSEKLPIVEKFIRLIKETPKEYL, from the coding sequence ATGGAAGAAAAAGATTGCCTTATTTTACTTAGTGTATATAAGGAGCAAAACTTGGGACGAGCAGCAAAGCAGCTATATCTTACTCCCCCAGCCATTACATATCGTATCCATCAGCTAGAATCGCGTTTTTCTATCACAATTATCAAAAGAAATGGAAATCAAATATACTTTACACCTGAAGGAGAACAATTAGTCGACTACGCTAAAAAGACAATACGAGATCTAGAACATTTAAAAAACTCTCTACAAGGTTTTCAAGGAACACTTAGAATGGGTGTTGCTTCTATTTTCGCCTTATCTAAGCTTCCAAATATATTAGATACGTTTCTTCATACATATCCTGATATCAAAACACATTTAAATACTAATTTCAGTGAGCAAATTTTCAATCTACTTGTCAGCGGCAACATTCATCTTGCTATTGTGAGAGGTAATTATGAATGGCCTGATTATAAATATTTAATTCGCCAGGAAAATCTGTGTATTATATCAATGAAGCCGATTCATATTGAGGAACTTCCTCAGCTACCTTGCATACAAGTAAATTACCCTGCCTCCAAAAATTTTAGTAAGCAGTTAGATGATTGGTGGTTTGAACGTTTCAATAAACCGAAAAGTTACAATATGGAAGTCAATGACTTTCATACAGCGATTGCACTTGTAAAAAAGGGTCTCGGTTATGCTGTTGTACCAGAAATTTTTCTGTCAAAAGCTCAGCATTTATATCAACAACCCATTATATCAAAAGATGGTAATCCTATTCTTCTGAATACATGGCTCTTTTGTACAAATAAGTCTGAAAAGCTTCCAATCGTTGAGAAATTTATTCGTTTGATTAAAGAAACACCAAAAGAGTATCTATAA
- a CDS encoding ABC transporter substrate-binding protein, translating into MRWIKFGFLIVMLFMLWGCQSEKSSDNDIRGEVKGDLKIALPSEPPTLDTHLNTTTISTLVARNIFESLVAPDSNYDVQPMLAESFELLDDGKTIEFKLRQGVKFHNGEEMKAFDVVASMNRWIESSGTGKSTFEGAEFVEIDDYTVELQMIHPTSTALIVLAYSGGEFPSIMPASIIEASDGGMVDEYIGTGPYEFEEWKQNNYILLKKYEEYATREEPADGLAGKREVFVENLYALIVPDSSTRVAGILSGEYDAVIDVPIDSTEQINANSDVVLESTPRDVFNLYFNKKEGLFANKIAREALAVGINKEDMLKAAFINPDYYNMTHHMMLANQESQWYSDIGKDQYDFQDEELAKELFAEAGYDGEELKIITSKDYDHMYNAAIVLQEQLNKLGIASHIEVYDWPTFTDIRNDPSKWDLTIIANTSKVEPTSLVFMRSDFAGWTEDPELDELAEKLRRAPSMDEARQVYDELQSWFLDYRPVIKIGDGNLLYASRKSISPIEDVDGAIFWNVSKTE; encoded by the coding sequence ATGAGATGGATTAAATTTGGCTTTTTAATAGTTATGTTATTTATGCTATGGGGCTGTCAATCTGAGAAGTCATCTGACAACGACATTAGAGGAGAAGTAAAAGGGGACTTAAAGATTGCACTTCCTTCAGAACCCCCTACACTTGATACGCATTTAAATACAACGACTATTTCGACTTTAGTTGCTCGAAATATATTTGAATCATTAGTAGCACCAGATTCAAATTATGATGTTCAGCCAATGCTTGCTGAATCATTTGAGTTACTAGACGATGGAAAAACGATTGAATTTAAATTGCGTCAAGGAGTCAAATTTCATAATGGGGAAGAAATGAAAGCTTTTGATGTAGTTGCTTCAATGAACCGCTGGATTGAGTCTTCAGGTACCGGAAAGTCAACCTTTGAAGGAGCTGAATTTGTAGAGATAGATGATTATACCGTTGAATTACAAATGATTCATCCGACATCAACTGCGTTAATTGTTCTTGCATATTCTGGCGGTGAATTTCCTAGCATTATGCCAGCCTCCATTATCGAAGCAAGTGATGGTGGAATGGTAGATGAGTACATTGGGACTGGCCCATACGAGTTTGAGGAGTGGAAACAAAATAACTATATACTTCTAAAGAAATATGAAGAGTATGCAACTCGAGAAGAGCCTGCTGATGGATTAGCAGGGAAAAGAGAAGTATTTGTAGAAAATCTTTATGCTTTGATTGTACCTGATTCCTCTACACGAGTAGCTGGAATTCTGTCGGGAGAATATGATGCTGTTATTGATGTACCAATTGATAGTACAGAACAAATTAATGCGAATAGTGATGTTGTATTGGAAAGTACACCTCGTGATGTATTTAATTTGTACTTTAATAAAAAAGAGGGACTTTTCGCTAATAAAATAGCAAGAGAAGCGCTAGCTGTTGGAATAAATAAAGAAGATATGTTAAAAGCAGCCTTCATTAATCCTGATTACTATAATATGACTCATCATATGATGTTGGCTAACCAAGAATCACAATGGTACAGTGATATTGGAAAAGATCAATATGATTTTCAAGATGAAGAATTAGCAAAAGAATTATTTGCTGAAGCCGGTTATGATGGTGAAGAACTTAAAATTATTACATCTAAAGACTATGACCATATGTATAACGCAGCTATTGTATTACAAGAGCAACTTAATAAATTAGGTATTGCCTCTCACATAGAAGTGTATGATTGGCCGACATTTACCGATATCCGAAATGATCCAAGTAAGTGGGATTTGACGATCATTGCAAATACATCAAAGGTTGAGCCGACATCCCTTGTATTCATGCGTTCAGATTTTGCAGGATGGACAGAGGATCCAGAATTAGATGAGCTAGCAGAGAAACTTCGCCGTGCGCCTTCAATGGATGAAGCACGTCAAGTGTATGATGAACTCCAATCTTGGTTTTTAGATTATAGGCCAGTAATTAAAATTGGGGATGGAAATCTGTTGTATGCTTCTCGCAAATCTATTTCACCAATTGAAGATGTAGACGGGGCAATTTTCTGGAATGTATCCAAAACAGAATAA
- the hmpA gene encoding NO-inducible flavohemoprotein produces MLTQETINIIKSTVPVLEEHGKTITTVFYKNMFAENPELLNVFNHANQKQGRQQTALANTVYAAAANIDNLEAIIPAVIQIAHKHRSLGITADQYPIVGYHLLGAIKEVLGDAATPEILEAWEKAYGAIADAFIGVEKDMYDEAEKQTGGWRMFKAFKVIDKVKESDVITSFYLKPVDGQKLPAYLPGQYITIRLRIPGQEYMLNRQYSLSQASNEEVFRISVKREDEVQPNGVVSTYLHHDLQVGDQLEVSAPAGDFYLDAANTTPVTLISGGVGITPMMSMYESITKETPNRKVAFIHSARTRAHQAFHKNIEDISKKLTSTSVDVLYSEEGDGFITREFLHRKVLAGSDIYVCGPVPFMQLVINELYDLGHPVDKVHFEFFGPKAELELATV; encoded by the coding sequence ATGCTAACACAAGAAACAATTAATATTATTAAATCAACAGTACCTGTATTAGAGGAACATGGAAAGACAATTACTACCGTATTTTATAAAAATATGTTTGCGGAAAACCCAGAACTTTTAAATGTGTTTAACCATGCAAACCAAAAACAAGGACGTCAACAAACAGCTTTAGCAAATACAGTCTACGCAGCGGCAGCGAATATTGATAATTTAGAAGCAATTATACCAGCAGTAATTCAGATTGCACACAAACACCGTTCACTTGGAATTACAGCAGATCAATATCCGATTGTGGGTTATCATTTGCTTGGTGCAATCAAAGAAGTGTTAGGAGATGCCGCAACACCAGAAATCTTGGAGGCATGGGAGAAAGCATACGGGGCTATTGCAGACGCTTTTATCGGTGTTGAAAAAGATATGTATGATGAAGCTGAAAAACAAACTGGTGGATGGAGAATGTTTAAAGCATTTAAAGTGATCGATAAAGTAAAAGAGAGTGATGTAATTACTTCATTTTACTTAAAACCAGTGGATGGTCAAAAATTACCAGCATATTTACCAGGACAGTATATTACAATTCGTTTAAGAATTCCTGGACAAGAATATATGTTAAATCGCCAGTATAGCTTATCACAAGCATCTAACGAAGAGGTATTTCGTATTTCTGTTAAGCGTGAAGATGAAGTTCAACCAAATGGAGTAGTATCCACTTATCTACATCATGATTTACAAGTTGGAGATCAATTAGAAGTGAGCGCACCAGCAGGAGATTTTTATTTAGATGCAGCAAACACTACACCAGTTACATTAATTAGTGGAGGCGTTGGAATTACGCCAATGATGAGCATGTACGAATCTATTACAAAGGAAACACCAAATCGTAAAGTAGCATTTATTCATTCTGCTAGAACTCGTGCACATCAAGCATTTCATAAAAATATAGAGGATATAAGTAAAAAACTAACGAGTACTTCTGTGGACGTATTATATTCAGAAGAAGGAGATGGCTTTATTACACGTGAGTTCTTACACAGAAAGGTTTTAGCAGGAAGTGATATTTATGTGTGTGGACCAGTACCTTTCATGCAGTTAGTGATTAATGAGTTATATGATTTAGGACATCCAGTAGATAAAGTTCATTTTGAATTCTTCGGACCAAAAGCAGAACTTGAGCTAGCAACTGTATAA
- a CDS encoding Rrf2 family transcriptional regulator, whose amino-acid sequence MRLTMYTDYSLRVLLYLGVKGQEQLSTVQEISDKYQISKNHLTKVTHELGKLGIIETVRGRGGGIRLKLKPEEINIGEVVRKTEDDFYIVECFHCELNKCIITPVCKLKGVLGKALQAFIHVLDQYTLADFVIDNDGLRSILLDEKK is encoded by the coding sequence ATGCGTTTAACCATGTATACAGACTATTCCTTACGTGTATTGTTGTATCTTGGGGTAAAAGGTCAAGAGCAATTATCAACTGTGCAGGAGATATCAGATAAATATCAAATTTCAAAAAATCATTTAACAAAAGTAACGCATGAGCTTGGTAAATTGGGGATCATTGAAACAGTAAGAGGACGTGGTGGCGGAATTCGATTAAAGTTAAAACCAGAAGAAATCAATATTGGTGAGGTTGTTCGAAAAACAGAAGATGACTTTTACATCGTAGAATGCTTTCATTGTGAATTGAATAAATGTATTATCACGCCTGTATGTAAATTAAAAGGAGTACTTGGCAAAGCATTACAAGCTTTTATACATGTACTCGATCAATATACACTTGCAGATTTTGTAATAGATAATGATGGATTACGTTCGATATTACTGGATGAAAAAAAATAA
- a CDS encoding DUF5668 domain-containing protein, with the protein MRQRIMLGAVFLFFGVGFLLHQMDVWNFPQILGDWWPVILIGIGLLIIDRTSWVFSVILIIIGVVFLLERVADVNLGVFIGPIILIFIGLVIIFARGNRTKQIHKEQDINSFHFFSGADIRSESKEFKGGNLSTVFGGATVDLRDIELHEAGATLELSAIFGGIELKLPENIRVQVKGTPILGGIENKLRPISKEAATGPVLQINYFAMFGGIEIRH; encoded by the coding sequence ATGCGTCAACGAATTATGCTAGGAGCAGTCTTTTTATTTTTTGGTGTAGGCTTCTTATTGCATCAAATGGATGTTTGGAATTTCCCACAAATATTAGGGGATTGGTGGCCAGTTATTTTAATAGGAATAGGTCTACTGATTATTGATCGTACATCTTGGGTCTTTTCTGTCATACTTATTATCATTGGTGTAGTCTTCTTATTAGAACGTGTTGCTGATGTTAATCTAGGTGTTTTTATTGGCCCAATTATTTTAATTTTCATTGGACTTGTCATTATTTTTGCACGTGGTAATCGAACGAAACAGATTCATAAGGAACAAGATATTAATTCTTTTCATTTTTTCTCCGGAGCGGATATACGTAGTGAATCTAAGGAGTTTAAAGGAGGAAACTTGAGTACGGTCTTTGGTGGAGCTACTGTCGATTTACGAGATATCGAGCTTCATGAGGCAGGTGCCACTTTAGAACTTTCTGCTATTTTTGGTGGTATAGAATTAAAATTGCCAGAGAATATTCGGGTACAAGTAAAAGGTACTCCTATCTTGGGCGGAATTGAAAATAAATTGAGACCAATAAGTAAGGAAGCTGCAACTGGCCCAGTACTACAAATTAATTATTTTGCAATGTTTGGTGGAATAGAAATTAGACATTAA